In Torulaspora delbrueckii CBS 1146 chromosome 1, complete genome, one genomic interval encodes:
- the RML2 gene encoding mitochondrial 54S ribosomal protein uL2m (similar to Saccharomyces cerevisiae RML2 (YEL050C); ancestral locus Anc_5.516) — translation MLILLRNCVIPPALVRQRATSVVGLHRFFSSRSGLLQRIEQNAAADGETGFVSPQMLKIIPNDTDIATLEKQDELIRRRRKLSKEITQMKKLKPVSPGLRWWRTPIYPYLYKGRPVRALTEAKRGKGGRNHSGRITVRHRGGGHKRRIRLVDFTRTDPGQQTVQRIEYDPGRTSHIALLKNNQTGKLSYIIACDGLRAGDVVESYRQGIPEDLLREMGGKVDPAILSVRTAQRGNCLPISMIPIGSIVHNVGITPVGPAKFCRAAGTYARIISKTPEKKKAIVRLQSGEHRYVSLEACATIGIVSNIDHQNRSLGKAGRSRWLGIRPTVRGVAMNKCDHPHGGGRGKSKSKKLSMSPWGQLAKGFKTRRGKNQNRMKVRDRPRGKDARK, via the coding sequence ATGTTGATTCTATTGAGGAATTGTGTTATCCCTCCTGCTCTGGTTCGTCAGAGGGCCACTTCTGTGGTCGGACTGCACAGATTTTTCAGTTCCCGGAGTGGACTTTTGCAGAGGATCGAACAAAATGCTGCTGCTGATGGGGAAACGGGGTTTGTATCGCCacagatgttgaagattatTCCAAATGATACGGATATTGCAACATTGGAGAAACAGGATGAACTGATTAGAAGGAGGAGGAAATTGTCGAAGGAAATTAcacagatgaagaaattgaaaccAGTTTCGCCAGGTTTAAGATGGTGGAGAACACCTATCTATCCGTATTTGTACAAGGGAAGACCCGTGAGAGCTCTGACGGAGGCCAAGAGGGGTAAAGGTGGTAGAAATCATTCTGGTAGAATTACTGTGCGTCATAGAGGTGGTGGACATAAGAGACGTATTAGATTAGTGGATTTTACACGTACGGATCCGGGTCAACAAACTGTGCAAAGGATTGAGTACGACCCTGGTAGAACTTCTCACATTGCTTTGCTGAAGAATAACCAGACGGGGAAACTATCGTATATTATCGCATGTGATGGTTTGAGAGCTGGAGATGTTGTCGAATCTTACAGACAAGGTATTCCTGAAGATTTGTTACGTGAAATGGGTGGTAAAGTTGATCCTGCTATTCTGAGTGTGAGGACTGCGCAAAGGGGTAACTGCCTGCCAATCTCCATGATTCCTATTGGTAGTATTGTCCACAACGTCGGTATCACTCCTGTTGGGCCTGCCAAATTTTGCCGTGCAGCTGGTACTTATGCTCGTATTATTTCCAAGACTCcagaaaagaagaaagctatTGTGCGTTTGCAAAGTGGTGAACATCGTTATGTGTCGCTAGAAGCATGTGCCACTATCGGTATAGTCTCCAATATTGACCACCAAAACAGATCTCTGGGTAAAGCTGGTAGATCTAGATGGCTCGGTATCAGACCCACCGTGAGAGGTGTGGCCATGAATAAATGTGACCATCCTCACGGTGGTGGTCGTGGTAAATCTAAgtccaagaaattgtcCATGTCTCCATGGGGTCAATTAGCCAAGGGTTTCAAGACTAGAAGGGGTAAGAATCAGAATAGAATGAAGGTTAGGGATAGACCAAGAGGTAAAGACGCTAGAAAATGA